In Anomalospiza imberbis isolate Cuckoo-Finch-1a 21T00152 chromosome 10, ASM3175350v1, whole genome shotgun sequence, the DNA window gtgccctgtgtgccctgtgccctgagccctgtgtgccctgtgccctgtgtgccctgtgccctgtgccctgtgtgccctgtgccctgagccctgtgccctgtgccctgtgtgccctgtgccctgtgccctgtgtgccctgtgccctgtgtgccctgtgccctgtgtgccctgtgccctgagccctgtgtgccctgtgccctgtgtgccctgtgccctgtgccctgtgtgccctgtgccctgagccctgtgccctgagccctgtgccctgtgccctgtgtgccctgtgccctgcgcCCTGTGCCCTGCGCCCTGCGccctgagccctgtgtgccctgtgtgccctgcgccctgtgccctgtgccctgtgtgccctgtgccctgcgccctgtgtgccctgcgccctgtgccctgtgtgccctgtgtgccctgtgccctgcgccctgtgtgccctgtgccctgtgtgccctgcgCCCTGCGCCCTGCGCCCTGCTCCCTgcgccctgtgccctgtgccctgtgccctgcgccccgtgccctgtgccctgtgccctgtgtgccctgtgtgccctgtgccctgcgccctgtgccctgtgtgccctgtgccctgtgccctgtgtgccctgtgccctgtgtgccctgtgccctgtgtgccctgtgccctgcgccctgagccctgtgccctgagccctgtgccctgtgccctgtgccctgtgtgccctgtgccctgtgccctgtgccctgtgtgccctgtgtgccctgcgccctgtgccctgtgtgccctgtgccctgtgtgccctgtgccctgtgccctgtgtgccctgtgccctgtgccctgtgccctgtgtgccctgtgccctgtgccctgtgccctgtgtgccctgtgccctgtgccctgtgtgccctgtgtgccctgtgccctgtgtgccctgtgccctgtgtgccctgtgccctgtgtgccctgtgccctgagccctgtgtgccctgtgccctgtgtgccctgtgccctgtgccctgtgtgccctgtgccctgagccctgtgccctgagccctgtgccctgtgccctgtgccctgtgtgccctgtgtgccctgtgccctgtgtgccctgtgccctgagccctgtgtgccctgtgccctgcgccctgtgccctgtgtgccctgtgccctgtgccctgtgtgccctgagccctgtgtgccctgtgccctgtgccctgtgtgccctgtgccctgagccctgtgtgccctgtgtgccctgcgCCCTGTGCCCTGCGCCCTGTGTGCCCTgcgccctgtgccctgtgtgccctgtgtgccctgtgtgccctgtgccctgcgccctgtgtgccctgtgccctgtgtgccctgcgCCCTGCGCCCTGCGCCCTGCTCCCTGCGCCCTgtgctctgtgccctgtgccctgcgcCCCGTGCCccgtgccctgtgccctgtgtgccctgtgtgccctgtgccctgcgccctgtgccctgtgtgccctgtgccctgtgccctgtgtgccctgtgccctgtgtgccctgtgccctgcgccctgagccctgtgccctgagccctgtgccctgtgccctgcgccctgtgtgccctgtgccctgtgccctgtgccctgtgtgccctgtgtgccctgcgccctgtgccctgtgtgccctgtgccctgtgccctgtgtgccctgtgccctgtgccctgtgtgccctgtgccctgtgccctgtgtgccctgcgccctgtgccctgtgtgccctgtgccctgcgccctgtgccctgtgtgccctgtgccctgcgccctgagccctgtgccctgtgtgccctgtgtgccctgtgccctgcgccctgtgccctgtgtgccctgtgccctgcgccctgtgccctgtgccctgcgccctgagccctgtgccctgcgccctgtgtgccctgcgccctgtgccctgtgtgccctgtgtgccctgtgtgccctgtgccctgcgccctgtgtgccctgcgccctgtgtgccctgcgccctgtgtgccctgtgccctgtgtgccctgcgCCCTGCGCCCTGCGCCCTGCTCCCTGCGCCCTgtgctctgtgccctgtgccctgcgccccgtgccctgtgccctgtgccctgtgtgccctgtgccctgtgtgccctgtgccctgcgccctgagccctgtgccctgtgccctgtgccctgcgccctgtgtgccctgtgccctgcgccctgtgtgccctgtgccctgtgtgccctgcgCCCTGCGCCCTGCGCCCTGCTCCCTGCGCCCTgtgctctgtgccctgtgccctgcgccccgtgccctgtgccctgtgccctgtgtgccctgtgccctgcgccctgtgccctgtgtgccctgtgccctgtgccctgtgtgccctgtgccctgtgtgccctgtgccctgcgccctgagccctgtgccctgagccctgtgccctgtgccctgtgccctgtgccctgtgtgccctgtgccctgtgccctgtgccctgtgtgccctgtgtgccctgcgccctgtgccctgtgtgccctgtgccctgtgtgccctgtgccctgtgtgccctgtgccctgcgccctgtgccctgtgtgccctgtgccctgtgccctgtgtgtcctgtgtgccctgtgccctgtgtgccctgcgccctgtgccctgtgtgccctgtgccctgtgtgccctgtgccctgtgccctgtgccctgtgtgccctgtgccctgcgccctgtgccctgtgccctgcgccctgagccctgtgccctgtgtgccctgtgtgccctgcgccctgtgccctgtgtgccctgtgccctgtgccctgtgccctgtgtgccctgtgccctgtgtgccctgtgccctgtgccctgtgtgccctgtgccctgcgccctgagccctgtgtgccctgtgccctgcgccctgtgccctgtgccctgtgtgccctgtgccctgcgccctgtgccctgtgtgccctgcgccctgtgccctgtgtgccctgtgtgccctgtgtgccctgtgccctgtgtgccctgcgCCCTgtaccctgtgccctgtgccctgtgccctgtgccctgtgtgccctgcacTCTgcgccctgtgccctgtgtgccctgtgccctgtgtgccctgcacTCTGCgccctgagccctgtgccctgtgagCCCTGCGCCCTGagccctgtgcctgtgccctgcaggacaTGAGGGTGAACACGGCCCGCTTCATGGCCCTCTACGCCTGGTACTCCTGGCCCAACGTGGTGCTCTGCTTCTTCGGCGGCTTCCTCATCGACAGAGTGTTCGGCGTCCGGTGAGCGCCGCTCGCGGCTCCTGCGCGGGAGCGCCGGCCGCGGCTGCGGGGCCGCCCTGGGCTCTGCGCTCCAAGCTTCCAGGGCTCTCATGAATCCTCTTCAGCATTTCCCCCCTCCCAGCTGAGGATTTTTGAACCATATAGTTCGAAAATGtatcatttaaatattttaatgtaatttaaataatgtaatataatatcatttaatataatttaatataatATCATTTAAATAATGTAATATCATTTAATATCATTTAATATCACTTAATATCacttaatataatttaaataatgtaatataatgtaatataatatcATTTAATATAATATCATTTAATGTAATATCATTTAAATAATGTAATATCATTTAATAtcatttaatataatttaatatcacttaatataatttaaataatgtaatataatgtaatataatatcATTTAATATcatttaatataatataatttaaataatgtaaTATCATCATTTAATATCATCATTTAATATCATTTAATATCATTTAATATCATGTAATATCATGTAATATaatgaatttaatttaatgtaatATCATGTAATATCATGTAATATCATGTAATATCATGTAATATGTAATATCATGTTATATCatgttatattatattatattattatattacattacattatattacattacattacattatattatattacattacattatattatattacattatatgttatgatattatattatatattattatattatattattaatacaattaatttaatataatgtaatatcaTGAAtttaatataatgtaatataatgtaatgtaattgatttcatataattttatataatataaataactTAAATTTCTAATTTAAGTGCTGCAAGCAATTAAAATTTGTAATTTAGATAATGTAAATTTAAGTAATGgttataattaaaataaatatcataTATCATTATAATTAAATCTataaataatattatataataaCCACGTGTATTGttttatataatattatttGTGTTCATTATTTATATAGtattatttagaaatatttattatgtAACGAATTCAGATAAATCTATTTTCTcgtatataaatataataaaaataatgaaagcgATTCAAAGGGTACAAACTTGTCGTTTTAGTGATGTAAGTAGTTGAAGTTCTGGCCGCGCATGAAGTGGTGTTATTTTCTTTGCAGGCTGGGCACCGTGCTCTTCAGCATCTTCGTGTGTGTGGGGCAGGTGAGTGCAGGGCGGTGAAGGGCGCCCTGGGCCTGCACTTTGTCTTTCACCGCTGGGAGCTGGGACATGTAATTTAAATTTCGATGCAGTGGGAGAGCCCTGGGCTCCGTTGGGAAGGGGAGCCTTGGAGAGGGACTGGAACTGTGGGAAGGGCCCGCGGTTTTTGTGTTTGCTGTGAAAGTGCTTGAGGGTGACAGTCCCGGGGGCCGGGCTGGAGATGGtgagcagcagaggctgcaaaAACCGAACAGAGCAGGGACTGGATGTGGGAAGGGAAGCATTTCTGTTCCTGTTCTCAGACAGCCCTGCTTTGTTCCGTACCCGAAATGCACCGTTACcattttcctttgctgctgtgcaggtgGTTTTTGCTCTGGGAGCACTGTTCAATACGTTCTGGCTGATGGAAGCGGGCAGGTTCATTTTTGGGTGAGTCTGGAAGGGCAGATTTGTGCTCTTTGAGGTAAGGCCATCTAGAAAACTACAAAAACTAGCCCTAGAAAGCTCTCCTAGGAAAGTGCTGCCACTTGGAGCCAAAACTGGTGCATTCTCAGACCTCTGAAGCTGAGGAATGCAAGGCCTCCAGTTCTTTCCCTTGTGTAACctagaaaaccaaaaccaggaCTTCAGGTGTTGCTCAATCAAAACCTCTGGAACCACCAATTATTCTTCAATCCCTGCACTTCCATTTTTGAATCTTTGATTTCTGTTGCCCTGTGTATGTGGATATGCACTAAATCTGCCTGTGCATGGACAGGTTTCTCTGGAATTCTGCTCCTGCCAAGGCcctttttgcttttcctgctgcattGGAGATGCTGTGTTTGTTCTTCCAGGATTGGCGGCGAGTCCTTGGCGGTGGCCCAGAACACCTATGCAGTGAGCTGGTTCAAGGGCAAGGAGCTGAACCTGGTGTTTGGATTGCAGCTCAGCATGGCCAGGATTGTGAGTTTGCACCAGCTGGGCACggagagaggggctgtgctccTCGTTCTAGGGCTCCTTCTGGGCGTTTTAACcactgcaggtgtttccctgctggagctgtgatGGGGTTGGGGCATGTTCACCAGTGGTGGCAGCCTTGGGGTTGCAGCCATGGATCCTTCTCTGGGggcagaaggagggaaaaaggggCTTTTTGCTGGTGCCTGTCAGCTGGGAATCCTGTTTGATCAAATGCACTGAATTCAGCTCAGTTTGTGAGCTCATGCACGTGGGTTTATGCACTGCTCATATGTCGCTGCTGGACGAGAAATGAGCACACAGAGGCTTGGGAAGTTCAAAAAAGAGCCAGTTTTATTCAAACGGCTGGTATCTgtagaattccaaaggtgactGTGGATGggaggatggaattgccacctctccaaccacactggtccaaaggTCAgtcaatcatttctctccacccacagagaaatagGTAAATATTCTATTTgtacatgaaattgtgtgggaactctgactctcaaacgtgtaaacattatcagaaggctaaagaagctTTATGAGacctttaaaactttcaaaagaagtataaaagaaaacttaacacttttaaaaaccaGGGCAACACTCATAAGTGAAAACTCTTCCAGCCTTGGATAAAGTTCAGTTTGAGATGTCACATCCTTGTTGTTGATGAATTTGTCACCAGCCCAGCCCGGAATCACCTGGatccttttccctgctgttcccTGGGTAGCATTTTAATAACAGACACTCCTGGTgtgtccctggagctgggaaatgCTGGGTTCTTCACATGGCTCTGTTGTGCCTAGGGGAGCACGGTGAACATGAATATTATGGGATGGATCTACTCCAGAGTTCAGGATCTCCTGGGCTACGCTGGTCCCAGCACCCTCGGCCTGGCTCTGCTCATAGGTCAGTGATGTTCTGGGTTGGTGTCACCTTGTGTGTGTTCATGATTTATTAATCACTCAAAAGCATTTATTAATCCATTAAGAGCATTTATTGATCACTGAAAAGCAGCACCACTCTGTTTGAGCTTAGGAAGAGAAATCCCAACGCTTTTTGCATCACATTCTCATTTTCTCTCAGGTTACTGCAGCTTCTGAAATGCTGTGGCATTTTTGGGGCTGCCAAATTCAAGTTTGTGTCTCGTGGAGATGAAATATTTCACATCCTCCAAGCAAAGGACAGGCTTGAAATTTTTTCTGAGGAGTGTCAAAGCTCGCCTGTGGTTATCTGATTGTAAAAGGGAAATTTGAACAATTTTGGGGGGTGTTCCCTTCCCTCAGAGCCGTGGGCACGGAGATTTTGGTGTTGGGAATAAGGCCAGGTTTGTTTCTGTTCCTTCAAGGGGCAGATGAGGAGCTGAGGGGGAGTGGTGGTGATGTTTGAAGTGAAATAAATCCATGTACATGTCTGTGCTCCAAGGCAGCTGTGTGCCACGTGTCGGGCTTCTGGTTTACACCCGAACCTTTGAGTTGCGATGGTAAACTTGGGGTACCTGACACGTGCAACGAAAGCTGCTCTAATTGGGCTGGAAAACCAAATTGCTGAGTCGTCAGCTGACCATGAGGTGTTGCCTTCTTCAGGTGGGGTCACCTGTCTCTTCTCACTGAGCTGTGCTTTAATCCTGGCTTACCTGGACAGGAGAGCAGAGAAACTGCTTTGTAAAGAGCAGGGGAAAACAGGTgagtgctggggctgagctggaaCAGACCCTTCCAGCTACCCTGCACCAGGCAGGTTTGCATTTCAGCTAACTCGGTGCCTGCTGCTTAACTTTGTCACACTCCTAATCATAATTTTTAGCTCATTTTTACATGGGGTTTTAGGTTTAAACACCAGCTCAGCAGTCAGATGCACTGCCACCTGCtttatttatgaaaacaaaagTTTGCACCAATTTGTGCCATTGGTTCTGGGCTTTCTTGGAGTTGATTTCCTTTAGCAGGGGTGCAGAGGCATGGAGCTCCTCCCTGTCAGTGTGTGGTGGGTTGAGTTCTCCACGTGGGACAACTCGGGCcagttaaaaataaactaaatttGAGATCCAGtggaatcccagactggtttgggatggaagggacctttaatcTCCAGCCAGGGGTGTGCTTtaggagggatttgggatcaccTGGATGTTCTCCAGTGGGGCTGACTCCCAGGTTTGTTTATCCTGactgctgccatgctgtgtCTCCCCCTAAGCAGGAGAAGTGATCAAGCTGACAGATGTGAAGGATTTCTCCCTGTCCTTGTGGCTCATCTTTATCATCTGTGTCTGTTACTACGCTGCAGTTTTCCCTTTCATTGGCCTTGGGAAGTAAGTGCCACTCACTTTTCCAGCCATTCCCTTGGAATTTGGCCAGGCTTTTAACCAAAATGCTTAGAAGCTTCACGTTCTTTGGGAATTACTGCTCTGAGTTGTCAGAGCTCAGGAGCATGAGGGATGTTTGATTTCCTGATTAAAACTGGATGCAGGTTTAAAACATGGGGTGGAATTTGGGGTCCTGTAGGATTCCTTCCATATTTTCAACCCAATACCTCATTATTTGGGTTAAATGTT includes these proteins:
- the MFSD1 gene encoding lysosomal dipeptide transporter MFSD1 isoform X4, coding for MCFLGFGSYFCYDNPAALQTQVQRDMRVNTARFMALYAWYSWPNVVLCFFGGFLIDRVFGVRLGTVLFSIFVCVGQVVFALGALFNTFWLMEAGRFIFGIGGESLAVAQNTYAVSWFKGKELNLVFGLQLSMARIGSTVNMNIMGWIYSRVQDLLGYAGPSTLGLALLIGGVTCLFSLSCALILAYLDRRAEKLLCKEQGKTGEVIKLTDVKDFSLSLWLIFIICVCYYAAVFPFIGLGKVFFIEKFRFSPQEASAINSIVYIISAPMSPVFGLLVDKVGKNIIWVLCAVVTTLASHIMLAFTFWNPWIAMCLLGLAYSLLACALWPMVAFVVPEHQLGTAYGFMQSIQNLGLAVIAIAAGMILDTRGYLFLEVFFSACICLSLIAVVMLYFVNHLTGGDLNWSAKKRAKLQKAAASEKES
- the MFSD1 gene encoding lysosomal dipeptide transporter MFSD1 isoform X5 gives rise to the protein MCFLGFGSYFCYDNPAALQTQVQRDMRVNTARFMALYAWYSWPNVVLCFFGGFLIDRVFGVRLGTVLFSIFVCVGQVVFALGALFNTFWLMEAGRFIFGIGGESLAVAQNTYAVSWFKGKELNLVFGLQLSMARIGSTVNMNIMGWIYSRVQDLLGYAGPSTLGLALLIGGVTCLFSLSCALILAYLDRRAEKLLCKEQGKTGEVIKLTDVKDFSLSLWLIFIICVCYYAAVFPFIGLGKVFFIEKFRFSPQEASAINSIVYIISAPMSPVFGLLVDKVGKNIIWVLCAVVTTLASHIMLAFTFWNPWIAMCLLGLAYSLLACALWPMVAFVVPEHQLGTAYGFMQSIQNLGLAVIAIAAGMILDTRGYLFLEVFFSACICLSLIAVVMLYFVNHLTGGDLNWSAKKRAKLQKAAASE